The Candidatus Dormiibacterota bacterium genome segment AGCTCAGCGCCCGTTGCCGATCGCAGTTGCATGCGCCTTGATCGCACTCTCCAAGCTAGAGACTAAGGCATCGTCGTCTTCGGCCAAGGCGTACTCGACGGCGTCCTTGAGAGAGATGACATTCTGCGCTTTGGTGAGCGAAGTGCGGAGAGGTTCGTAAGCTCCCCGAATTCTGCCGACGTATTCGTCGAGCTGTGCCAAGAGCTTATTAGCACACGAGGCGTCCAAAGAGACGCCATTAGTTAGCCAGTCGCTCAGTGTCTGCCGCGGGAGGTCCAGAATTACTGCGAGCGCGGAATTGCTAATCTGCGCTTCTTCCCGAAAGTATCCCAGTTCAGACGCGATCGCCCTAGAGCGTGTCTTAGGCCGCCGGCGTACTCCCATTAGCTCCCATCACTCGACGGCGTCACTCGCGGTCCGATGCGAAAATCCGCGGGGCGAGAGAGTCCCTCGCGATCGAACTCCACGTCTGTCTCGGCACCGAGGCGCGCCTGGATAGCGCGATAGCGCGCGATCGCTGCCCAGGGAATCGCGACGCGCCGCTGCGTGATGCTTATGGACGATAGCATCCCGAGCCTAACTAAATAGTAGACCGTCCGGATCGAGCAGCGCATTTCCTTAGCAGCCTCGGCCGCTGTCAGCAGGTCCGATGCGGCATACTCGGCCTTAATCGCATCGGACAGCCTCCCGCGCCGCTCATCCTTCGCAAGGCGCTCAGCGCGCGGCATTGCGCCGCCTGCAGTATCGTCGCTCGGCAGATCGCGCCAAGCGTTTGCGTCCATTCATCCCGATAATGCTGACACGCGAGCACCGCCACTGCCCAGGCGGCTGACCGCGGCGCTAACCGCCTTGACGCGCACCCCATCCCAGGATATACTTAAAGTTTTTTTTGCATCAGCCGATAATTACGCTGAATGACGGAACCTGACGAATACTACCTTCCCTACGAAGTCGTCCTGGGAAAACGCGCGGCGCGCTCGCCCGTGGCGCTGCAGTATGTCCGCGAGCATAAAGACGCGATCTTTAATCAGATGATCAATCGTCTCAGGGTTCCGCAGATCGACGACTCCTATTTTTGCCTCTTCCTTCCGTCGATCGTTGAATTCGATACAGAAGATTCTCTCGTGCTGCTCGAAGACGAGCTCGACATGCTGGCTATCAAATCGTTCTCGCGACCGATACATAACGCTCTCGCGGATACGATAAAGCGCACGTGTGAATACTACAACATCGCCATTCGCGAGCGTCTCGCTGTAATTATTCAGGACTTCTGGGACGCCGAAGAGCCGTTTCTCTTATCGGATCACGCACTTGGTCGGTATCTTTCGTTCACAGGAACCCAGCACCACACCCGACTACGTTGGGGAGTTGCCTGCCTCATTCTGGATGCCATAGCGCACTTTGTCGACACCAACGCCTTCGATATCCAGCCTGTCGACGAGGCACGATTCTTTTTTTATCTTTTGGAGTTACCTTACTACATGCGCTGCTGGCGACTTTGGCATGAGCGGAATGATAGTCAATGCTCCTGCGATTACCAGCCGTGCGGGAAACACGCGACTCTCGTTTCGTGGCCGCGATCAGCAGCCTTGGCGAACTCTCTAATATCGGCCACCAATTTTTGGGCACCGAGTAACCGTCTTCCTCGACTTGAGCCACCGCCCATGGTTCAGGAGAGACAGGCACGCGAGGCCGCTGGTTTAATTCCGTAAGAACGCTTCCAGCTTCAGGGCCACGGAGCGCTGCGCGCCGGCTTGAAGGTGCCCGTATGTGTCGCTCGTCATGCTGATCTCGGCATGACCCATGCGTTCTTTCGCAACTTCGAGCGGCACGTCGAGATGCGACATCAACGCGTTTGCGGTATGACGCATGCCGTACATTGTGATGGTGACGAATTCGTAGTGTCGCTTCCGCTTCCGCACGGCGGCGGCTAGCTCTTCGCCGGCTGCTTTCATCAAGGGCCCCCACTGCCTCCGGCTAAACGTGCTTCGTTGGATCGGCTTACCAGTCGCGGTCGTAAACACGTAGGAGCTCGCACCGTGCCCGGCAGCTAGCTGCGCCTTCAGATAGGCGCGCAGCGCATCGACCGTGATCTTTGGCAGGTCGAGGCGGCGACGGCGATACTCCGTCTTGGTCTCCTCAAGGTAGAGCTTGCCCCCGACTTCGACGAGATTGTGCTCGACAATCAGGTAGCCCGCCTTGAGGTCAAGCGAACGCTTCTGTAGTCCAAACAGTTCTGCTGGTCCCATCGAAGTCGTGAGCGAGAGCAGAATCAACGCATAGTAGGGATGGCCAAGTACCGCATCCGTCCTCAAGAAGGCAAGCGTCTCTTCCGGCGTCCAGGCTTGAATCTGCGGCTTAGCCGCCTTCGGCTTCGGGATTCCGGCTACCGGGTTTACGATGACCTCATCGTGGAGGATCGCGACCTGGAACACGCGCCGCAGCAGTGCGTGGATTGCACGCCTGGTAGGCGTGCCGACGTCCAACCCTTCGAGAAATGCATAGACTTCGGCACGTGGGATCGCGATGAGCGGCTTGCGCGCGATCCGCGAATCCTTGACATGGTTCTCATAGAGGCTCTTGTACCACGCACGCGTCGCCGTGCGTAGCGCGTCGCTCTTCACGTACTTCTCGATCGCGTCGGCTAGCGTCGAGACAGCACGCTTACCCTGCGGAATCGCATTTGCAAGCGCGTCCATGCGCTTTGCAAGCGCGTCGCGTGTGCCAGCCGAATCATCGCCGGTCGGGCCGTAGAACTTCCGGCGTTTCGCCTTTCCGTCGTGCGAGTAACCGACGCGCACGGCGCCTTCCCATCGCCGGAACTTCTCGTTCCAGTAGATCGAGCCCGCACCCCAGGATCGCTGCAATTTTCGCGCCATGCTTGAAGATTCGCCCCGCCAGGGTACTTTGCCCTACAATTTGCCCTACATGTGCCCTATGGAAAAAACGAACCCCGTAAAACGCTAGGTTTTACGGGGTTTATATGGTCGGGCTGACAGGATTCGAACCTGCGACCTCTTGACCCCCAGTCAAGCGCGCTAACCAAGCTGCGCTACAGCCCGGCATCCGTCGGATAAGAACCGC includes the following:
- a CDS encoding site-specific integrase produces the protein MARKLQRSWGAGSIYWNEKFRRWEGAVRVGYSHDGKAKRRKFYGPTGDDSAGTRDALAKRMDALANAIPQGKRAVSTLADAIEKYVKSDALRTATRAWYKSLYENHVKDSRIARKPLIAIPRAEVYAFLEGLDVGTPTRRAIHALLRRVFQVAILHDEVIVNPVAGIPKPKAAKPQIQAWTPEETLAFLRTDAVLGHPYYALILLSLTTSMGPAELFGLQKRSLDLKAGYLIVEHNLVEVGGKLYLEETKTEYRRRRLDLPKITVDALRAYLKAQLAAGHGASSYVFTTATGKPIQRSTFSRRQWGPLMKAAGEELAAAVRKRKRHYEFVTITMYGMRHTANALMSHLDVPLEVAKERMGHAEISMTSDTYGHLQAGAQRSVALKLEAFLRN